One window of Mucilaginibacter inviolabilis genomic DNA carries:
- a CDS encoding polysaccharide deacetylase family protein — MILLGFDVEEFDLPLEYDRSISFDEQLQISTNGTNSILELLRSANIKVTFFCTANYALHKPDIITRIVNEGHEIASHGYYHSDFKTEHLKQSKQVLEDISGTEVTGFRMARMMPVDEVEINMAGYTYNSSINPTWLPGRYNNFDKPRTWFYDQGVLQIPASVSPLIRFPLFWLSFHNLSLSVIKWMSSAAYRKDGYLNLYFHPWEFTNLHNKEKYGLPGYISKNSGEPFILRIKSFIAWAQSKGYEFSRTNDFASGVMKKQTVTKELTSV, encoded by the coding sequence ATGATTTTATTGGGGTTTGATGTAGAGGAGTTTGATTTGCCTTTAGAATATGATCGGTCAATATCTTTTGATGAACAATTGCAAATCTCAACAAACGGAACAAATTCAATTTTAGAGTTGTTGAGATCTGCAAACATTAAAGTTACCTTTTTTTGTACTGCTAATTACGCACTTCATAAACCTGATATTATTACCAGAATTGTGAATGAGGGGCATGAAATAGCATCGCACGGATATTATCATTCTGATTTTAAAACAGAGCATTTAAAGCAATCAAAGCAGGTACTTGAAGATATTTCGGGCACTGAGGTTACAGGTTTTCGGATGGCGCGGATGATGCCTGTGGATGAGGTTGAGATTAATATGGCCGGATATACTTATAATTCATCCATAAATCCTACCTGGTTGCCTGGTCGTTATAACAATTTTGATAAACCGCGTACCTGGTTTTATGATCAGGGCGTTTTGCAGATCCCTGCTTCGGTATCCCCTTTGATTCGTTTTCCGCTTTTTTGGTTAAGTTTTCACAATTTATCTTTATCGGTGATTAAATGGATGAGTTCAGCAGCTTATCGGAAAGATGGATACCTTAATCTTTACTTCCATCCCTGGGAGTTTACCAATCTGCACAATAAAGAAAAATACGGACTCCCTGGTTATATATCTAAAAACTCAGGAGAGCCATTTATACTTCGAATAAAAAGCTTTATTGCCTGGGCGCAATCAAAAGGGTATGAATTTTCTCGAACCAATGATTTTGCCTCTGGTGTAATGAAAAAGCAAACGGTTACAAAAGAGCTAACGTCTGTTTAA
- a CDS encoding glycosyltransferase family 2 protein → MTFVLKKKISVIIPSYNEEKNIGFLIDQINETLSNTNYDYELIFVDDGSSDNTLNEIKFNAQLHANVFYIELSKNFGKDHALKAGIGMAQGDAVITMDADMQHPPHLILKMLKYWENGYDIIYTYRQNSNPHAKAYQKATSKLFYKGINMLSDIKLENGTADFRLMDEKVVKQLKLIDEYEMFFRGIIKWAGYKQIGIPYTPSKRHTGEASYSFFKLVKLAVGSIMAFSARPLYLVTGIGLFFSAMAILYIPYVLFSYFAGYAVSGWASVLATVAFFGGLQLLVLGIIGVYVGKIFMQSKHRPNYIIRSTNLMSIKNVNNDFIGV, encoded by the coding sequence ATGACATTCGTTCTAAAAAAGAAAATATCGGTAATCATACCGTCTTATAATGAAGAAAAAAATATAGGTTTTTTGATTGACCAGATCAATGAAACACTGAGCAATACCAATTATGACTATGAATTGATTTTTGTAGATGATGGTAGTAGTGATAATACCTTAAATGAAATAAAATTTAATGCACAATTGCATGCCAATGTTTTTTATATAGAGCTTTCAAAAAACTTTGGGAAAGACCATGCTCTTAAAGCGGGTATTGGTATGGCTCAGGGCGATGCCGTAATAACCATGGATGCTGATATGCAACATCCTCCCCATTTAATATTGAAAATGTTGAAGTATTGGGAAAACGGCTATGACATTATTTATACCTATAGGCAAAATAGCAACCCCCATGCAAAAGCTTATCAAAAAGCTACATCAAAACTCTTCTACAAAGGCATAAATATGCTCTCGGATATTAAACTGGAGAATGGCACGGCCGATTTCAGGTTGATGGATGAAAAAGTAGTAAAACAATTAAAGCTTATTGATGAGTATGAGATGTTTTTCAGAGGTATAATTAAGTGGGCTGGTTACAAGCAAATAGGTATCCCTTATACACCTTCTAAAAGGCATACCGGCGAAGCGAGTTATTCTTTCTTTAAATTGGTTAAGCTGGCCGTAGGTAGTATTATGGCTTTTAGCGCCCGCCCTTTATATTTAGTTACAGGTATTGGTTTATTCTTTTCGGCTATGGCCATATTATACATTCCTTATGTATTGTTTAGCTATTTTGCCGGGTATGCTGTTTCTGGATGGGCTTCTGTGTTGGCAACCGTAGCTTTTTTTGGCGGTTTGCAACTGCTGGTGCTGGGTATAATAGGGGTGTATGTTGGTAAAATATTTATGCAATCCAAACATCGTCCTAATTATATTATTCGCTCTACAAATCTTATGAGTATAAAAAATGTAAACAATGATTTTATTGGGGTTTGA